From a single Bacillus gobiensis genomic region:
- a CDS encoding TrmB family transcriptional regulator has translation MKENILETLKNLNFTEYEAKAYLTLLEESPLTGYAVAKNSGVPRSRIYEVLDSLAMRGDILVSPGNTPQYTPVPAKELIKNRRMKAEENFELAEQSLAEFERSANDRENIWNITGRNEILDKVKTCISSAKKRILLEIWKDEFEELESELRQAANRGVNVTIIAYGEITSDFANVYLHYMGHEITEEYGGRWLVISGDDSEVVAGIVSLGKDSRAAWTMHVGLVMPITEVMIHDLYLMEIMEKHRELLEESFGENLINLRRKFSIHPDFKKHYVK, from the coding sequence ATGAAAGAAAACATTTTAGAAACATTAAAAAATCTAAATTTTACCGAATATGAAGCGAAAGCATATCTTACCTTATTGGAAGAATCGCCATTAACCGGTTATGCAGTAGCAAAAAATTCCGGTGTACCACGTTCAAGAATATATGAAGTTTTGGACAGTCTCGCCATGCGCGGAGATATTCTCGTAAGTCCTGGAAACACACCACAGTATACTCCTGTTCCTGCAAAGGAGCTAATTAAAAACCGTCGAATGAAAGCAGAAGAGAATTTTGAACTGGCAGAACAATCATTAGCGGAGTTTGAACGTTCTGCAAATGACCGTGAAAATATCTGGAATATCACGGGACGCAATGAAATACTCGATAAGGTAAAAACTTGTATATCATCTGCTAAAAAAAGAATTCTCTTAGAGATTTGGAAAGACGAATTCGAGGAATTGGAGTCTGAACTAAGACAGGCAGCAAATAGAGGAGTCAATGTAACAATTATTGCTTATGGGGAAATCACCTCTGATTTTGCTAATGTTTACCTTCATTATATGGGTCATGAAATTACAGAAGAGTATGGTGGACGATGGCTTGTTATTAGTGGGGATGACTCAGAAGTAGTAGCAGGTATTGTCTCGCTGGGGAAAGATAGCCGTGCAGCATGGACAATGCATGTAGGTTTAGTAATGCCAATTACAGAAGTCATGATTCACGATTTGTATCTCATGGAAATTATGGAGAAACATAGAGAACTTTTAGAAGAAAGTTTTGGGGAAAACCTCATCAATTTACGTCGCAAATTTTCTATCCACCCAGATTTTAAAAAACATTATGTAAAATAG
- a CDS encoding MBL fold metallo-hydrolase gives MQDDMRDTMENKFMPLTSLRSGMGQIVMQDLYCYTNQIVNLCFVGSPEKPNEWVLIDTGMPESVNHILDAAKERFGENNKPKAIILTHGHFDHVGAVVDLVQKWDIPVFAHEAELPYLTEKLSYPEPDGSVEGGLVAKISPLFPTEPIDLGNHVEAIPSDGSIPYMSGWQWIHTPGHSPGHISLFREKDHCLIAGDAFVTVKQESLFNVLTQELEVSGPPRYLTTDWGAAKKSVQKLEALKPVMAITGHGQPVSGDELAKGLEKLVKEFDQIATPDYGRYIN, from the coding sequence TTGCAAGATGATATGAGGGACACCATGGAAAATAAATTCATGCCTTTGACCTCCCTCAGAAGTGGTATGGGACAAATTGTAATGCAGGATCTTTATTGTTATACGAATCAGATTGTCAATTTATGTTTTGTGGGAAGTCCTGAAAAACCAAATGAATGGGTTTTAATTGATACAGGAATGCCCGAATCGGTCAACCATATTCTAGATGCTGCAAAAGAGCGATTTGGTGAAAATAACAAGCCGAAAGCGATTATACTGACACATGGACATTTTGATCACGTTGGGGCAGTGGTGGATTTGGTTCAGAAATGGGATATACCCGTGTTTGCTCACGAGGCAGAATTACCCTATCTAACGGAGAAATTAAGTTATCCAGAACCTGATGGATCAGTTGAAGGAGGACTAGTTGCGAAAATATCACCGTTATTTCCGACTGAACCTATCGACTTGGGAAATCATGTAGAGGCTATTCCTTCCGATGGCAGTATTCCATATATGTCTGGTTGGCAATGGATCCATACACCTGGACATTCACCTGGTCACATTTCGCTATTCCGAGAAAAGGACCATTGCCTCATTGCGGGTGATGCTTTTGTTACGGTGAAACAAGAATCGCTTTTCAATGTGTTGACTCAAGAGTTAGAAGTCAGTGGCCCTCCGAGATATTTAACGACAGATTGGGGTGCAGCGAAGAAATCCGTTCAAAAATTAGAAGCATTAAAGCCTGTAATGGCCATTACAGGGCACGGACAACCAGTGTCCGGAGACGAACTTGCAAAAGGACTCGAAAAATTAGTGAAGGAATTTGATCAGATCGCAACCCCAGATTATGGACGATATATTAATTAA
- a CDS encoding general stress protein yields the protein MKPVVREYTNDEKLIQDVEELKRLGVNREDIYVLSHDDDRTNRVATHANANTIGAAETGLADAVGNIFSKKGDELRNKMYDIGFSEAESASFEERLDEGKLLLFVTDNEKASLWS from the coding sequence ATGAAACCCGTAGTAAGAGAATATACAAATGACGAAAAGCTTATTCAGGATGTTGAAGAATTAAAGCGCTTAGGAGTCAATAGGGAGGATATCTATGTTCTCTCCCATGATGATGACAGAACGAATAGAGTTGCTACACATGCGAATGCCAATACGATTGGCGCTGCTGAAACAGGGCTGGCCGATGCAGTCGGCAACATTTTTAGCAAAAAAGGCGATGAACTTCGTAATAAAATGTATGATATTGGATTTTCCGAAGCGGAATCAGCTAGCTTTGAAGAAAGGCTAGATGAAGGTAAACTGCTGTTGTTTGTTACGGATAATGAAAAAGCAAGTCTGTGGTCTTAA
- a CDS encoding M14 family metallopeptidase, protein MKTKKIEFIAAASLLFSGIGISQTVQAETPYYGKNYSQPEQVLKLYPDPKETFQTPAFVKEGDEFTTQEEMIEYLHTIADKSPYVSIKNIGASLENRDIPALYFTKDKRIHSISNKPLVWLQAQIHGNEPASGESALAIAEKLAGDYGENILDKINVIIVPRINPDGSYAFNRRLASGLDGNRDHVKLDSAEVQAVHREFNRYSPEVVIDAHEYSIGENSFAEIGSEGALKYHDLLILSGKNLNIPEKIRSTSDDLYIHSVMEKLKDEGFSSDPYYTTSGSDENGAINIYEGGTEARIGRNAIGLQPALSFLVESRGIGIGRENFARRVGAQVTTHEEILNLTAEHADQIKKLVTYERFNLIAKGLNPNDQDDVVIKSEFADPKEDTLKLVDIAEGHVIDAPVQYYSATDAKATLTRKRPTAYLVLPGHEEVEEKLAVQGVKGYTLHKKMKLPVEAFQVTSKEQDGITEGRPVINIATELVNEQREFPKGTKIYFTSQQQNGLLSISLEPESIDSYVSTGFIPSEAGQTLPVYRFVLDRKALNINE, encoded by the coding sequence GTGAAAACGAAGAAAATTGAATTTATAGCAGCTGCATCCCTTTTATTTAGTGGAATAGGAATCTCTCAAACAGTCCAAGCTGAAACGCCGTATTATGGAAAAAACTATTCCCAGCCTGAACAGGTATTAAAGCTTTACCCTGATCCGAAAGAAACATTTCAAACTCCTGCTTTCGTTAAAGAAGGCGATGAATTTACGACACAGGAAGAAATGATAGAGTACTTACATACCATTGCAGATAAAAGTCCGTATGTATCGATTAAAAATATCGGCGCATCACTTGAAAACAGAGACATACCAGCTCTTTATTTTACAAAAGACAAGAGGATCCACTCGATATCGAATAAACCGCTTGTTTGGCTTCAAGCCCAGATTCACGGAAATGAACCGGCGAGTGGAGAATCAGCGCTTGCGATAGCTGAAAAGCTTGCCGGTGACTACGGAGAAAACATTCTAGATAAAATCAATGTCATTATCGTTCCGAGAATAAACCCTGATGGATCCTATGCGTTTAACAGGAGGCTTGCAAGCGGGCTCGATGGAAACCGGGACCATGTCAAGCTTGATTCGGCAGAGGTACAGGCCGTCCACAGAGAATTTAATAGATATTCTCCAGAGGTTGTCATTGATGCCCATGAATATAGCATTGGTGAGAATTCTTTTGCAGAAATTGGTTCAGAAGGTGCTTTGAAATATCATGATCTGCTAATTCTCTCGGGGAAAAATTTAAACATTCCTGAAAAAATTCGCAGCACGTCAGATGATTTATATATTCATTCTGTAATGGAAAAGCTGAAAGACGAAGGATTTTCCAGTGATCCGTATTATACGACGAGCGGTTCAGACGAAAATGGAGCAATCAATATTTACGAAGGCGGAACAGAAGCCAGAATTGGGCGAAATGCCATCGGGCTGCAGCCTGCGCTCTCTTTTTTAGTAGAAAGCAGAGGGATCGGCATTGGCCGTGAGAACTTTGCCCGCAGGGTTGGAGCACAAGTAACGACTCATGAAGAAATTCTTAATCTGACTGCCGAGCATGCTGATCAAATCAAAAAGCTGGTCACTTATGAACGATTTAATCTGATAGCTAAAGGTCTTAATCCTAATGATCAAGATGATGTGGTGATCAAAAGCGAGTTTGCCGATCCAAAGGAAGACACATTAAAATTGGTTGATATTGCTGAAGGACATGTCATTGATGCACCTGTCCAATACTATAGCGCCACAGATGCAAAAGCAACATTAACAAGAAAAAGACCAACGGCTTATCTCGTTCTGCCTGGACATGAGGAAGTTGAAGAAAAGCTGGCTGTCCAAGGAGTAAAAGGCTATACTCTTCATAAGAAAATGAAATTGCCTGTTGAAGCATTTCAAGTCACTTCAAAAGAACAAGACGGTATAACAGAAGGCCGGCCAGTGATCAATATAGCGACAGAGCTTGTTAATGAACAGAGGGAATTTCCAAAGGGAACGAAGATCTATTTTACTTCCCAGCAGCAAAACGGATTGCTGTCGATTTCATTGGAGCCTGAATCCATTGACAGCTACGTCAGTACGGGATTCATCCCATCTGAAGCAGGACAAACCTTGCCAGTTTATCGATTTGTACTCGACAGGAAAGCATTGAACATCAACGAATAA
- a CDS encoding transcriptional regulator SplA domain-containing protein translates to MVVHNEYNPYAAGDIVYVFYRNPHTQDVANIQEAAVVNNPEDPTELALFLYDTYYPLTDDIAVYASEVEAEQAYQQYFGHF, encoded by the coding sequence ATGGTGGTACATAACGAGTATAATCCTTATGCTGCCGGTGATATTGTTTATGTTTTTTATCGAAACCCGCATACTCAGGACGTAGCAAATATACAGGAGGCTGCAGTCGTAAATAACCCTGAGGATCCTACAGAACTAGCTCTGTTTCTGTATGATACATACTATCCTTTGACAGATGACATTGCTGTGTATGCCAGCGAAGTTGAGGCTGAACAAGCCTATCAACAATATTTTGGTCACTTTTAA
- a CDS encoding VOC family protein has translation MPPILNQIGTVFIPVRDIEKARSWYCDILGLPEDGDILHGHLYVLPMVGTSIVLDSKIFSEDVVFKKPLFHLNTNDIKEAYQYMKNKQVELASSIEHDHWFNFKDPDGNHLMVCKC, from the coding sequence ATGCCCCCAATTTTAAATCAAATCGGCACAGTGTTTATCCCTGTACGTGATATTGAAAAAGCGAGAAGCTGGTATTGTGACATTCTTGGCTTGCCTGAAGATGGTGATATTCTCCATGGCCACTTGTATGTTCTGCCCATGGTTGGAACAAGTATCGTATTGGACAGCAAGATTTTTTCAGAGGATGTGGTGTTTAAAAAGCCTCTCTTTCATTTAAACACAAACGATATCAAGGAAGCCTATCAATATATGAAGAATAAACAGGTTGAATTAGCATCTAGTATCGAGCATGACCATTGGTTTAATTTTAAAGATCCGGACGGGAACCATTTAATGGTTTGTAAGTGTTAA
- the splB gene encoding spore photoproduct lyase — translation MIKPFTPQLVYFEPNALDYPLGKMLKEKFEKMDVEIRYTTSHNQVRNLPGESDFQKYRIAKSTLVVGIRKTLKFDTSKPSAEYAIPFATGCMGHCHYCYLQTTMGNKPYIRTYVNVDEILDAANHYMEERVPEITRFEAACTSDIVGIDHLTHTLKRAIEHFGESEYGKLRFVTKFHHVDHLLDAKHNGKTRFRFSINAEYIIKNFEPGTSPLTKRIEAAKKVANAGYPLGFIVAPIYLHEGWEDGYYQMFERLDAELPIETRNDITFEFIQHRFTKPAKRVIEKNYPMTKLELDESARRYKWGKYGIGKYIYQKEEEEDIKQHLYSYMKKFFPNAKLEYFT, via the coding sequence ATGATCAAACCATTTACGCCTCAACTTGTATATTTCGAACCGAACGCGCTGGATTATCCGTTAGGAAAAATGCTCAAAGAAAAATTTGAAAAAATGGATGTTGAAATTCGCTATACAACCTCTCACAACCAAGTGAGAAATCTTCCAGGAGAGAGCGATTTTCAGAAATATCGGATCGCTAAGTCAACACTTGTAGTCGGTATAAGAAAAACGCTCAAATTTGATACGTCAAAGCCCTCTGCTGAATATGCGATTCCTTTTGCAACAGGCTGTATGGGGCATTGTCATTATTGTTATTTGCAAACAACGATGGGAAATAAGCCGTATATCCGTACATATGTGAATGTTGATGAAATTCTAGACGCTGCTAATCATTATATGGAAGAACGAGTGCCTGAAATCACAAGATTTGAAGCAGCTTGTACCTCTGATATTGTCGGAATAGACCACTTAACACACACGTTAAAACGAGCAATCGAACATTTCGGAGAATCGGAATACGGGAAGCTCCGGTTTGTCACGAAATTTCATCACGTCGACCATTTACTTGATGCTAAGCATAACGGAAAAACGAGATTTCGATTCAGCATTAACGCCGAGTATATCATTAAAAACTTTGAACCAGGAACATCTCCACTTACGAAACGAATTGAAGCAGCAAAAAAAGTAGCAAACGCCGGGTATCCGCTTGGGTTTATTGTAGCCCCTATCTACCTGCATGAAGGATGGGAGGACGGCTACTATCAAATGTTTGAGCGCCTTGATGCGGAATTGCCGATTGAAACAAGGAATGACATAACATTTGAATTCATTCAGCATCGGTTCACAAAGCCTGCCAAACGAGTGATTGAAAAAAACTATCCAATGACCAAATTAGAATTAGATGAATCAGCCAGAAGATATAAATGGGGCAAATATGGAATTGGTAAATACATTTATCAGAAAGAGGAAGAAGAGGATATTAAACAGCATCTTTACTCCTATATGAAGAAATTTTTTCCTAATGCGAAATTAGAATATTTCACATAA